Proteins from one Choloepus didactylus isolate mChoDid1 chromosome 4, mChoDid1.pri, whole genome shotgun sequence genomic window:
- the SIX6 gene encoding homeobox protein SIX6 gives MFQLPILNFSPQQVAGVCETLEESGDVERLGRFLWSLPVAPAACEALNKNESVLRARAIVAFHGGNYRELYHILENYKFTKESHAKLQALWLEAHYQEAEKLRGRPLGPVDKYRVRKKFPLPRTIWDGEQKTHCFKERTRHLLREWYLQDPYPNPSKKRELAQATGLTPTQVGNWFKNRRQRDRAAAAKNRLQQQVLSQGSGRVLRAEEEGTPEVLGAAASPAASLSSKAATSAISITSSDSECDI, from the exons ATGTTCCAGCTGCCCATCTTAAATTTCAGCCCCCAGCAAGTGGCCGGGGTATGCGAGACCCTGGAGGAGAGCGGCGACGTGGAGCGCCTGGGTCGCTTCCTCTGGTCGCTGCCAGTAGCCCCCGCAGCCTGCGAGGCCCTCAACAAAAATGAGTCGGTGCTGCGCGCGCGAGCCATCGTGGCCTTTCACGGTGGCAACTACCGCGAGCTGTACCACATCCTGGAGAACTATAAGTTCACCAAGGAGTCACACGCCAAGCTGCAGGCGCTGTGGCTGGAAGCACACTACCAGGAAGCTGAGAAGCTGCGCGGACGACCCTTGGGACCGGTGGACAAATACCGTGTGAGGAAGAAGTTCCCACTGCCGCGCACCATTTGGGACGGCGAGCAGAAGACACACTGCTTCAAGGAGCGCACGCGGCATCTGCTACGGGAGTGGTACCTGCAGGACCCGTACCCCAACCCTAGCAAAAAGCGTGAGCTTGCCCAGGCAACCGGACTGACACCCACGCAGGTGGGCAACTGGTTCAAAAACCGCCGACAAAGGGATAGGGCGGCGGCAGCCAAGAACAG GCTCCAGCAGCAGGTCCTGTCGCAGGGGTCCGGGCGGGTGTTACGGGCCGAGGAGGAGGGCACGCCCGAGGTGCTAGGCGCTGCCGCGAGCCCAGCTGCCAGCCTGTCCAGCAAGGCAGCCACTTCAGCCATCTCCATCACATCCAGCGACAGTGAGTGCGACATCTGA